cttgagaacactagcatatctagtgtgcggtttaagtttaaatggggccatatttgcttggtgtcgttacaacccttgcaattttcccatcgaatattggccatcataacagccttctcacgcagtaagagcttgcaggtggccagaggcataccaacagattctagttcccctggaatatgtaaggtagttcctagccttgctaacacatctgcttcacagttccccggtatgttcctatgaccaggcacccatattaggtgaatattgtactgctcagccatctgattgagagatttgcggcagtcgatggccgttttcgagttgaggaacacagagtccaaggattttagtgcaggttgactgtctgagtatatattaatgccaatattgcttggagcattacttctcagccaattcaccacttctcttattgctaatatttcagcctgaaaaacactacagtgatcaggtaatcttttcgctattcgaagttccagatctttagaatatactccgaaacccacttggccatccaatttggagccatcagtgtagaaatctatatatattttattccccggggtccgtgtacaccacgcctcactgttgggaattacagtctcaaactttttgtcgaaaagtggactcgccaaagtataatccactacgttaggcacatctggcattattttgaggaccgaactgtgaccgtaacttttttccgaccacagcgatagctcgcgcaaccgcacagccgttgttgcagctgactgtttggccaaaatgtctaaaggcaatagatgcagtatgacattaagagagtttgttcctgtcttgctgaatgcgcctgagatacacaagcacgccatacgctgaactttgtctaaacttgtcggctggtgaagtgccggtcaccagactacaacaccatatagcattataggtctaaccactgccatgtatagccaatgtacaatttttggttttagtccccactttttccctattgcctttttgcacgagtataaagctaccgttgctttcctcgccctttcttcaatattaagcttaaagttcagcttcctgtccaaaataacgccaaggtattttgcacactccctaaagggaatttcaataccccctgcagtacatgactagttctgtctttgcaggatttaccccaagaccattatctttcgcccatttctcagtcgtcCGGagtgctctctgtataatatctctaactgttgatgggaattttcccctgactgctagcgccacatcatctgcgtatgccaccacttgtatcctttctttttctagggaaaccagaaggtcgtttatagcaacattccaaagaagaggtgatagaactcctccttgaggagtgcctctgttcacatacctttgtatgtttgcttgtcctagtgtggctgaaatgcgtctcttccttaaaagttcgtctaacagcctaagtatacctggatcaacattcagagttgtcagtccatttaatatcgagctcggatggacgttattgaacgccccttcgatgtctagaaatgccacgattgtgtattctttgacagatagtgagctttcaataaagctgactagttcatgtaatgcggtctcagtagacctgcctttcgagtatgcatgttgtcgtttcgagagcaaacttgaatcgacgctagttctaagataaatatctatcatcctctccagagtcttaagtaggaatgatgataagctgattggtcggaaatccttcgcattcgagtgagaggcttttcctgctttaggtatgaaaatgacttttgattctctccactttcgtggaatatatgctaagttgatacatcctatatatatatcgccgacaaccaggggataattctgtcagccaccgcttttaactccgccggagtaattgcatcaggtccgggggatttgaatgatccaaagctatttaacgcccattttattctagattctgatacaatttcctcgataggaaacgaccgctgagccactgtggcaccgccagtgcatggttcaaccgtctgatttccgggaaaatgtgtgtccaatagtacctccagcgtctcctcactggacgttgtccaatagccctccgatgttttaatgaaacctggagcggagctcgtggatgctagaaccttccgtagtctggaagcctcggacgtattctcaatgctgctgcagtaatcattcaaagagttatgctgagcctttctcagttctcgcttgtatcctctcagattcttcttgtaagcgtcccaatccacagcagctctggtggactttgctttgttaaagagcttcctgcacgatttcctcatattacctaactccgtagaccaccatggtggtcgatttttcccccttggcttccctttagggcatgcagctttcagtgaaatgttgaaggccttagtaatcctctccactgcgtgttcgataacttgcacagtgctcatatttgtctctggtatttccggtatcgtcatattgaacgattccctatacctattccagtcagctttcctaacatttggcggaaatatggtcttggtggtatgaacatcaaatttgaaactgatgtagcgatgatctgagaagctgtattcacttaaaacctgccactcagatatcatttcattcagttcttgcgaggccaaggtgatgtccaaaacctcttgcctggttTTAGtggcaaaggttggggcatctcccttgttgcaaactaccagattagtacgcaaaataaactctattagcgactctccccttgcattagtatcactacttccccatataatatgatgcgcattcgcatcgcatcccataatgagtttcgtctttgttttcagtgactcctcaactaaggtcttaacggcacatggaggcatctccctgtcatgtcccatatagaccgaagatacccaatatttgcatttggctatttctaaattggcaacgacagtgtctgcgttgcacattgaaggaagcagaaacaagttaagctcgtttttagcaattatacaggctcgaattacatcattaccagtatactgcggtagtttgaaccccggagtacttaattcacatattttgtttctataaacatatggttcttgaataagaactatgtctatgtcccctttcatcaggagaacttttaaggcagcacatgcagccttacaatgatgaagatttatctggaggatccgtaggaccatcgagatttccaacaaccgtcacatcagccgcttcaatcgagttatcaagaatatcctcttcagagatctcggtgactctcgcaataaccataggttcaactttggtgagttctgaggtagtagaaacctcctcacgcatacggtatctatccatgtcttcaactttggtatctccctcgacttcgcaagaggatccgcttacttctgattcagacagaggcttgtccatttctgaatcctttagcagatcgtttttatacaccttcatttggatataatgaaagccataacatacacggccctgggactttgctagatgtggcaaagactgagtgttcaatataaacactgcatgccgtcttggcccatccacttcatccaaacggccaaccttccaatcagctgttggaagatctggattgcattgtttcagtctatttaaaatagattcagggtcaggagggtttgcaggtatccacgcatgtgctcttggtctagccggaatgtctttcttctcgactaactctagagcagctccttcccaaacttcaccaattagtatcagagcagctttaaaacattctatagacctctggtcctcaaatgcgactagcttaaatcgtccttgataccaaccagcctcttggtgtcgaggatctggaccgggaaacttttccagcacctgtgagtagacgccagacaaagcattctcaatttccccccatttttgctttggaaccataccgtccaatgctcctttatttatgatagccatcacaaggctgtctttagcaactgaggcaaacgatcgttgatcccttttggaggatggcagctcatccggtgatcgttccctttttccagcctcaagaattccttgagcccatttaaaggaatcgctttgtttagccgacaacgtgcttgggtcgactgatcctaatttctttaggataaacaaagcatttctgcgttccttgaatctctttcgtgagggattacctccttttgatgccgttaccttggaaaaggttcgacttgtcaaattgtcgccacctgtcgacccgtcttagCTGATGCAAAGCTTAGCGACAAAACTACAAGCATCGATCAAAGGGCAACTTTCCAggtaaacaaatagaaaaacaaaaggaagcggcgattaaaaattatttgtgccgCTACGCACAGTGTTTCAAAATGGGTTCAAAGAAACTTTGAACATTCTGCCCCCCGCGCGAAAGAGTGTAGTTAACCTTACCTTATTGGTTGCTGACTTCGGTTGGACTACTGACGGGCCCCACGAAAACATAGCCCCAATCGGTGAGTTGGGCAAAAACTCTTCCAAGGCCCGTCTGTACAACTCCATCTCGCCGCAAGTAGGCATAAGCACTTGTGCCCACTTCGACGTCAATTGACTCATTGCCCCTTGGATCGATGTCGGCAAGCTCATGAGTCTCCATGTTGGAGGCAGGGTCATCAAGCATGGGGTCGGAGTTTGGGCGTCTGGGTAAATCACGGGTCACCAATGCTCTGAGTTTGTATACCAGATGACTTCCATAGTGTCGTGCGCGTAATCTAATTGTCGCAAACGTACGTCCATCCTTTTCCCTTGTTGGAATTCGAAGCCGGGTGACGGTCGATGCAGCGACTCTGGTATGGGTGGCAGCTTGGCATAAAAGAACCCTCACACTGGCCCAGTCCTCAGACTCTTCAGCCATCATATCCACATGGGCTGTCGGAATAAAAACTGACGACCGATGGTACGGTAGCTCTACCGGCGGTGGCGTATAACGTCCAAAGGTTTCGCGCAGCTGAGGAGCCCCATGCAACATCGTGTGGTGACGGAGGCTGCATTCCCGACACGCAGTGAGGACTGGGCAGTCCGGAGCCAGTTGACTGCGTGCCAGGCAGTTACGGCAGTAGCTGCGGCGCTCCACAGTTTCATACCGCTGATATGGGGTCTGGCGGCGGAAGAAGGCACATGACCTGATTGGGTGGTCGTCTTGGCATAGACCACATGCGTACTGCCAGTGTGCAGGTCGGTGTCGGCGATTGGGGCGAGAGGGTCCATTTGGTGGTGGGTCGCGAACTGGTAATACTCCGGCCATTTCTGTAACAAAAGTTTTGTGAGTACCGTGTTTTTTGATGAATTTGTGATATGCTAGTCAGTCCGAAAACAGTTTTACTATCTTCGTTATGGGTCGGCTGAGCATACCGCTATCGGTTCTAATGTCTACTACTCGAATATTTTTGTCAGCGCCTTCGTAGGTTTTGACAACCCTCCCTAGTTTCCATTCATATGAATGTAAGTGATCATCTTTTATAATAACTAAATCATTTATGGCAAGGTTTTGTTGTGGGTATTTCCATTTGTACCTACGATGtaattcatttaaatattcGGATTTccatctttgacaaaaattctgagAGATGACCTTTAATCGTGTCCACCGATTTATTAATGTCACATCCCCACCAGAAATATCGGATTCTGCCGGGGTCAACAATGGCTCTAAGTCTGAAGGCTCTAAGTCTGAAGGGTCATCACTAGTTGGACTAATCGGACGTGAATTAAGACAAGCCTCTATGCGGGCTAAAATAGTTGATAATTCTTCAAAcgtaaaattcatttttggcaTTGTTTTCCGAAGGTGGGTCTTGAACGATTTAACCCCCGCCTCCCACAGACCTCCCATATGGGGAGCCCCtggaggaataaatttccattctAAATTTTGATGCGCGTGTCTTTGAATAGTAGTGTCTTGCATTGATTTCATAAATGCGATCCTATCTTTTTTAATAAGTTCCGCGGCACCTATAAAGTTTTTCCCATTATCCGAGAATATTTTTTCCGGACACCCTCTTCTGCCTATAAAGCGATCTAAAGCAGCTATGAAGGATTGGGTCGACAAATCACTAGTAGCTTCTAAGTGAATTGCGCGAgtcgaaaaacaaacaaatatacagACATAACCCTTTGTAATAAGACAAGCTCGAGCAGTCAAACTTTTTATCCCAAAGGGTCCAGCAAAATCTACCCCCGTATTTTGAAAGGGTCTAGATAACATAGTGCGTTCTGGTGGCAGGGatgccataattttagtttgggtCCGGTGTCGATGTATAGAACATATCCGACAATTGTGAATAACCTTTTTTACTAATTGTTTCACACGAAAAATCCAGAATTCCGATCGAATGACACGGATCATTAGTTGATTGCCACCGTGCATTGTGACTTTATGAACAAATTCTACAAATAAAAGAGCAAACCGAGAGTCGTATGGAATTAAGATAGGATGGCATTCGCCATATGTAAGAGCCGGAGATTGAACTAAACGACCGTTTGATCTAAGCACTCCTTTTGAGTCGATAAATGGGTTAAACGATAAAATGCTACTGCTTGGCGAGGCATTGTTTTCCGAAGGTGGGTCTTGAACGATTTAACCCCCGCCTCCCACAGACCTCCCATATGGGGAGCCCCtggaggaataaatttccattctAAATTTTGATGCGCGTGTCTTTGAATAGTAGTGTCTTGCATTGATTTCATAAATGCGATCCTATCTTTTTTAATAAGTTCCGCGGCACCTATAAAGTTTTTCCCATTATCCGAGAATATTTTTTCCGGACACCCTCTTCTGCCTATAAAGCGATCTAAAGCAGCTATGAAGGATTGGGTCGACAAATCACTAGTAGCTTCTAAGTGAATTGCGCGAgtcgaaaaacaaacaaatatacagACATAACCCTTTGTAATAAGACAAGCTCGAGCAGTCAAACTTTTTATCCCAAAGGGTCCAGCAAAATCTACCCCCGTATTTTGAAAGGGTCTAGATAACATAGTGCGTTCTGGTGGCAGGGatgccataattttagtttgggtCCGGTGTCGATGTATAGAACATATCCGACAATTGTGAATAACCTTTTTTACTAATTGTTTCACACGAAAAATCCAGAATTCCGATCGAATGACACGGATCATTAGTTGATTGCCACCATGCATTGTGACTTTATGAACAAATTCTACAAATAAAAGAGCAAACCGAGAGTCGTATGGAATTAAGATAGGATGGCATTCGCCATATGTAAGAGCCGGAGATTGAACTAAACGACCGTTTGATCTAAGCACTCCTTTTGAGTCGATAAATGGGTTAAACGATAAAATGCTACTGCTTGGCGAGAGTCGCTTCTTTTGGGTCAAAGCTAAATATTCTTcagcaaaataatgtttttgagTAACGATGATTAGACGAGTTTTTATATCATTGAGTTCAGAGGAGGATATATCCTCCGACGCAATCCGAGACCGATTTGAACCTGTATTCCGCCAAAACCGCATTACATACGATAGCACTCGATAAGCGCGTGATAAAAACGAGAAACGGGTCAAAGGGTCTTCGAAAACAGTTGTCGCGAAAACTTTAACTTGTTTAGCTTCAAGATTCGTATCTGCGTTGAGTTGAGTTTTGGGCCAACGATCTCTGGGCAATTTCAACCATTCCGGCCCCGTCCACCACAAATGATGTTCTTTTAACTCATATGGTGAACAACCACGACTCGCGATATCGGCTGGGTTCGATTCAGAGTCCACGTGATTCCAGTTTTCATTACCGACGCtttctaaaatttcggaaaCCCGATTTCCAACAAAAGTGCTCCAAGAACACGGCGGTTTACGAAGCCACGCTAAAATATGGTGGAGTCAGTCCAGAAATGTGTCGTAAATTGCGTTATTTGTAGATTTGGAATAATTGCGTTAGCTAACTTTGATAACATAACCGCTCCACATAACTCTAATCTCGgtagagaaattttctttattggaGCCACACGAGTTTTGGCTGCTAAAAGAAAAGTGTCTACTTGGTTTCCGATTTCTACTCGAATATAAAGCGTTGCAGCGTACGCGCTTTCCGACGCGTCACAGAAACCGTGTATTTCGACCGCGCTTGAGGGTGAAAATCGAATCCATCTTGGTACAGATATAGTATTAATAATCGggctatttttcacaaaatttctccaATTCATAGTGGTTACGGGTCTTAATGTGTCATCCCACCCTATTTTATCTAACCAGACTTGCTGCATCACTAATTTGGCAACTATAATAATCGGAGCAAGCCAGCCACAAGGGTCGATAAATTTAGCAATTGTCGATAAAACTTCGCGTTTAGTGAAAAGTTCTCTTTCTTCAACATTTggcaatttaaatgaaaaagtaTCGGTCGCTACATTCCATCGAATGCCTAGGGTCTTAGTAGACGATCCTTCAG
This is a stretch of genomic DNA from Haematobia irritans isolate KBUSLIRL chromosome 4, ASM5000362v1, whole genome shotgun sequence. It encodes these proteins:
- the LOC142235614 gene encoding uncharacterized protein LOC142235614 — encoded protein: MEKKLARTPDIKAEYDAAIREYLQLGHMRKVDPQNIYKTPHYYLPHHAVIKPDRTTTKLRVVFNASSPTSNKKSLNDILHTGPILQQDLVLHILKWRFFKYVFNADVTKMYRQILIDPNQASFQRILFRFSENGPVEDFELLTVTFGVNCAPFLAIRTLLQLAEDVQDSYPLGSKIIKENLYVDDVLAGGHTIEVTIAARKQLTFVLDSAGFELRKWTSNDPRLLNDLHPDLLLPVNWLDLSEGSSTKTLGIRWNVATDTFSFKLPNVEERELFTKREVLSTIAKFIDPCGWLAPIIIVAKLVMQQVWLDKIGWDDTLRPVTTMNWRNFVKNSPIINTISVPRWIRFSPSSAVEIHGFCDASESAYAATLYIRVEIGNQVDTFLLAAKTRVAPIKKISLPRLELCGAVMLSNTFVGNRVSEILESVGNENWNHVDSESNPADIASRGCSPYELKEHHLWWTGPEWLKLPRDRWPKTQLNADTNLEAKQVKVFATTVFEDPLTRFSFLSRAYRVLSYVMRFWRNTGSNRSRIASEDISSSELNDIKTRLIIVTQKHYFAEEYLALTQKKRLSPSSSILSFNPFIDSKGVLRSNGRLVQSPALTYGECHPILIPYDSRFALLFVEFVHKVTMHGGNQLMIRVIRSEFWIFRVKQLVKKVIHNCRICSIHRHRTQTKIMASLPPERTMLSRPFQNTGVDFAGPFGIKSLTARACLITKGYVCIFVCFSTRAIHLEATSDLSTQSFIAALDRFIGRRGCPEKIFSDNGKNFIGAAELIKKDRIAFMKSMQDTTIQRHAHQNLEWKFIPPGAPHMGGLWEAGVKSFKTHLRKTMPRQAVAFYRLTHLSTQKECLDQTVV